From Anopheles coluzzii chromosome 3, AcolN3, whole genome shotgun sequence, the proteins below share one genomic window:
- the LOC120956952 gene encoding cryptochrome-1 has protein sequence MAKRETIVHWFRKGLRIHDNPALTVAVDKVRANPAKYCLRPIFVLDPGIRKWLRVGPNRWRFLQQTLANLDENLRSINSRLYVVRGNPVEVFPKLFADWNVSLLTYEHDIEPYAVKRDSTVEEQARKHRVEVHIEKSHTIFDPEGIVKKNGGKPPLTYQRYATLASACKIPQPLPVPQKLPAKETSPEADKEERKNPSCYDPPTMEELDIEEASMGQCKFPGGESEALRRMNEILSRKAWVCKFEKPNTSPNSLEPSTTVLSPYLKFGCLSVRLFYSRIAETIKGQKHSQPPVSLIGQVMWREFYYCVAAATPNYDKMVGNGICTQIDWDTNKDHLEAWTHGRTGYPFIDAIMRQLRQEGWIHHLARHAVACFLTRGDLWISWEEGQRVFEELLLDADWALNAGNWMWLSASAFFHQYFRVYSPVAFGKKTDPEGKFIKKYVPELARFPAGIIYEPWKANLETQKKLGCIIGKDYPNRIVVHEDISKVNIQRMSAAYKRNKAQKDGGTEEDDSVSSGSGGTPGKKRPSSTGSTAKGKAAPKKRKIEATIEKFLKKK, from the exons ATGGCTAAACGTGAAACCATCGTGCACTGGTTCCGGAAAGGGCTACGAATCCACGACAATCCGGCCCTCACGGTGGCGGTAGACAAGGTGCGAGCGAATCCCGCCAAATACTGTTTGCGACCGATATTTGTGCTCGATCCGGGCATACGCAAGTGGTTGCGCGTGGGACCAAATCGGTGGCGCTTTCTGCAGCAGACGTTGgctaatttggatgaaaatttaCGCTCCATCAACTCCCG ACTCTACGTTGTACGGGGCAATCCGGTGGAAGTGTTTCCCAAGCTATTCGCCGACTGGAACGTTTCGCTGCTTACGTACGAACATGACATTGAGCCGTACGCCGTCAAGCGGGACAGCACCGTCGAAGAGCAGGCACGGAAGCACCGGGTGGAGGTGCACATCGAAAAGTCTCACACAATTTTCGATCCGGAAGGAATTGTGAAGAAGAATGGCGGCAAACCCCCGCTTACCTACCAGCGGTACGCAACACTTGCTTCGGCTTGCAAAATACCCCAACCACTGCCAGTGCCTCAGAAACTGCCAGCGAAAGAAACGTCCCCCGAAGCGGACAAGGAAGAACGCAAAAACCCTTCCTGTTACGATCCGCCAACGATGGAAGAGCTGGACATCGAGGAAGCGTCGATGGGACAGTGCAAATTCCCCGGCGGTGAATCGGAAGCCTTGCGCCGGATGAATGAGATCCTCAGCCGGAAGGCATGGGTGTGCAAATTCGAGAAACCGAACACATCACCCAACTCCCTCGAACCATCGACCACGGTTCTGAGCCCGTACCTGAAGTTCGGCTGCCTGAGCGTGCGCCTCTTCTACAGCCGTATAGCGGAAACCATCAAGGGTCAGAAACACTCCCAACCGCCCGTCTCGCTGATCGGGCAGGTAATGTGGAGAGAGTTTTATTACTGCGTCGCGGCGGCGACACCCAACTACGACAAGATGGTGGGCAACGGCATCTGCACTCAGATCGATTGGGACACTAACAAGGACCACCTGGAAGCGTGGACGCATGGCCGAACGGGCTACCCGTTCATCGATGCCATCATGCGCCAGTTGCGCCAGGAAGGATGGATCCATCATCTGGCCCGGCATGCGGTCGCCTGCTTCCTTACGCGCGGTGACCTCTGGATATCGTGGGAAGAGGGACAGCGGGTGTTCGAAGAGCTGCTGCTCGATGCCGACTGGGCGCTGAACGCGGGCAACTGGATGTGGCTGTCGGCGTCCGCTTTCTTTCATCAGTATTTCCGCGTGTACAGCCCGGTGGCGTTCGGCAAAAAGACCGACCCGGAGGGAAAGTTTATCAAGAAGTACGTGCCCGAGCTGGCCCGCTTTCCGGCCGGTATCATTTACGAGCCGTGGAAAGCGAATCTCGAGACGCAGAAGAAGCTCGGCTGCATCATTGGGAAGGATTATCCGAACCGGATAGTGGTGCACGAAGACATTTCCAAGGTGAACATTCAGCGCATGTCGGCCGCTTACAAGAGAAACAAGGCACAGAAGGATGGCGGAACGGAAGAAGACGACAGTGTGAGCTCGGGATCGGGTGGGACGCCCGGCAAAAAGCGGCCATCGTCCACTGGATCAACCGCAAAGGGTAAAGCGGCACCGAAGAAGCGTAAAATTGAGGCAACTATTGAAAAGTTCTtgaaaaagaagtaa
- the LOC120956954 gene encoding serine/threonine-protein phosphatase 2A activator, which produces MAESGADGEPKREFVVPEKLIKSPMDMELWQMSECYYDLIGFISSMSVALQGTRNSQEVAIPPVVEKLMQALDRLEQLAIETPPIDQPARFGNVAFKSWFQKMQSESMQLVSDALPDTLKDAAKELCVYFVDCFGNPTRIDYGTGHELAFVMFLMCLFKTGAVERKDEVAVGLKLFQKYIILARKLQVTYRMEPAGSHGVWSLDDFQFVPFIWGSAQLAVNSPIEPAQFVEEKWITKYKKELIFVGCIDYIQQVKTGHFAEHSNQLWSISAVPQWSKICTGLIKMYQKEVLSKFPVIQHVYFGSILTLKTVKPGTMLPSPRLGMLPRQQQQRPAPPAVPPPPAFPGGDGM; this is translated from the exons ATGGCGGAAAGCG GTGCGGATGGAGAGCCGAAGCGGGAGTTTGTGGTGCCGGAAAAGCTGATCAAATCACCGATGGATATGGAGCTGTGGCAAATGTCGGAATGCTATTACGATCTGATCGGCTTCATCAGCAGCATGTCGGTAGCGTTGCAGGGTACGCGCAACAGTCAGGAGGTTGCGATTCCACCTGTCGTGGAGAAGCTAATGCAAGCGCTGGACCGGTTGGAGCAGCTGGCAATCGAAACGCCCCCGATCGATCAGCCGGCCCGGTTCGGTAATGTTGCGTTCAAAAGCTGGTTCCAAAAGATGCAATCGGAAAGCATGCAGCTTGTTAGCGATGCACTGCCGGACACGCTGAAGGATGCGGCCAAGGAGCTGTGCGTGTACTTTGTCGATTGTTTCGGGAATCCGACGCGCATTGATTACGGCACGGGGCATGAGCTGGCGTTCGTTATGTTTCTGATGTGTTTGTTCAAGACCGGGGCTGTTGAGCGGAAAGATGAGGTTGCTGTCGGGTTGAAG CTGTTCCAGAAGTACATCATCCTGGCAAGAAAGCTGCAGGTAACGTACCGAATGGAACCGGCCGGCAGCCACGGTGTGTGGAGTTTGGACGACTTTCAGTTCGTGCCGTTCATCTGGGGCAGTGCGCAGCTGGCCGTAAACAGTCCGATCGAACCGGCCCAGTTTGTGGAGGAGAAATGGATTACCAAGTACAAGAAGGAGCTGATATTCGTCGGGTGCATCGATTACATACAGCAGGTGAAGACGGGCCACTTTGCCGAACACTCGAATCAGCTGTGGAGCATCAGTGCCGTACCGCAGTGGTCAAAGATCTGTACCGGGCTGATTAAGATGTACCAGAAGGAGGTGCTGTCGAAGTTTCCCGTCATTCAGCACGTTTACTTCGGGTCTATACTTACGCTGAAAACGGTCAAGCCGGGCACAATGTTGCCTAGTCCGCGGTTGGGAATGCTTccgcgacagcagcagcagcgtcctGCTCCGCCTGCAGTACCACCGCCACCCGCGTTTCCCGGTGGTGATGGAATGTGA
- the LOC120958875 gene encoding probable NADH dehydrogenase [ubiquinone] 1 alpha subcomplex subunit 12 — protein sequence MARFVGLDKLGKLFNYIRDNGGIRASLYKLYRMDEMKAGRLVGEDKYGNKYYEDPSQFYGRNRWVEYAPHWNLEYDGSQIPAEWFGWMHYKTDLPPNRDGNRPHYAWMLDHSDNKSGTKFSYMPYSTTRPKVEGWDPKKSLPK from the exons ATGGCCCGTTTCGTAGGTTTGGATAAACTCGGCAAGCTGTTCAACTACATCCGCGACAATGGAGGAATCCGTGCCAGTTTGTACAAGCTGTACAG AATGGACGAGATGAAGGCAGGCCGTTTGGTGGGCGAGGACAAGTACGGCAACAAGTACTACGAAGATCCGTCCCAATTTTATGGCCGCAATCGTTGGGTCGAGTATGCGCCGCACTGGAACCTGGAGTACGACGGTTCCCAAATCCCGGCCGAGTGGTTCGGATGGATGCACTACAAG ACTGATCTGCCGCCGAATCGTGATGGTAATCGTCCGCATTACGCGTGGATGTTGGATCATAGTGACAATAAGTCCGGAACCAAAT TTTCTTACATGCCGTACTCAACGACCCGCCCGAAGGTTGAAGGATGGGATCCGAAAAAGTCGCTACCCAAGTGA
- the LOC120958014 gene encoding uncharacterized protein LOC120958014 — protein MCFRVAIYCLLLGTATQRVLADEGDYISIFTTRSWVENEDVSIILANMDNAPGTFEIENIGMEQGDVLVSATVDPKHVQLYVIPSEWSTTGEEAIQLDIVTSAGQPEEARLTGQIERTAQPKVLIQLNDVFHTPGDFLKYRILLTDGLNKPLGRTKRPFNLTIVLEHDTQQTVVSRDVQLYPGEIYSGEHLFVDDRDLGNWTVAVTIGEQTTSKQFQVILYSAPVHQITIDTGELITLQDTEIAITIDAMYSFGKPIHGTLQIKVYSDEDHVVERTVSIAGRKMVQIPMQEVVPKGSPSLETKTLHINATVTTTNGLTQRTYNQARSIPMYASPYKLQVERTVGFTPGQNATVFLKILRANGAPLNGLEDDTEMVSFTTDDSGEVFTANLEYRNMSASITLEPAYSPQLYVRILQPKQYRKRDAFKLAIVASYAMDGVLTIIRKHNGENVPHYIECNMQNYQELFVPTVRLQDVKRVYVFARFEGTLMQASASYKEPALSEKVHLSVDEGSIKVFSNEDASRVGIAVYEGSLDAAQLKNIYTRAMFNGTTYPKIEEIFPLSINDLIVSPLPEQGEVDKQQNPKSINRLLLWEEGTISNRQAVFQFVPPPHINQMIVTAFVFSPTGGLGVAEPIQWQRQQNIEIYLHIPYSAKKLEPVTVDVYIVNNRNEKVDFVLVELLNHANEFHFLNNSGRIDATKKTVYGRLRPNEVQRTEFLIRPKKLGSITLKANAYTESNLFARAETILRTIPESVRRTDSIVRLFNVDNSSQQLDDIKLPIPRTVDPGTEKITFTLDRQQTEMASLTASMLLDKLIQTDPLTMAMRAALTLEVLALGGLQWNERKALAERQMNESITKIIAYKNVDGSFTIPDHHTPSSACWDTVIAVQALTFANDRLTSASLAETILKTLQWIKSKQAPDGHFCTDDGEQSELERVEKTAHVLLLLLHMKNYIMRHVSAIDSARNYLLSSTSTLQSSYHLALVGHVLQLSFERSTGTEDRTMINRQASHILIGILQARQQSASGSKMWFNKSSSTPDLEATAYALMLMTSKKFLYDAGPIVNWMKEQPYRRVVNASITPNSHIALRALIDYAKRTTFLEKRYIAKVTAKDRTGVIARHELTHRDSGSQVWILPSSTRTVSFTIEGTISGALRIHYSYMESVTLQGKKFNIDVLRYGTSNEDYTDWRVCLRFLPKGFYEKTRMVTCEIAFPTGYIALDDSVDELNQLDGVVATVLRNDETQLSITFEEIGVQQKCFNVSGFRQNIETRQLPGTIKVFDVTDESNVAFKQLDTKT, from the exons ATGTGTTTCCGCGTAGCGATTTATTGCTTGCTTCTGGGCACTGCGACACAACGAGTGCTGGCAGACGAAGG GGATTACATTTCCATCTTTACCACCCGTTCATGGGTAGAAAACGAAGATGTAAGCATCATCCTAGCCAACATGGACAACGCTCCGGGTACGTTCGAAATAGAGAACATTGGGATGGAGCAAGGTGATGTGCTAGTGTCCGCTACCGTCGATCCAAAGCACGTCCAGCTGTACGTAATACCATCGGAATGGAGTACCACCGGCGAGGAAGCGATTCAATTAGACATCGTTACCTCAGCCGGACAGCCGGAAGAAGCGCGCCTTACCGGACAAATCGAACGCACCGCGCAGCCGAAGGTTTTGATTCAGCTGAACGACGTTTTTCATACGCCGGGAGATTTTTTGAAATATCGTATCCTGCTAACGGATGGCCTCAACAAACCATTGGGTAGAACGAAGCGACCCTTCAACTTGACGATAGTATTGGAACACGATACACAACAAACGGTAGTGTCTCGCGATGTACAGCTCTACCCGGGTGAGATTTATAGTGGCGAGCATCTGTTTGTGGACGATCGTGATCTAGGCAACTGGACCGTGGCCGTTACGATCGGTGAGCAGACGACGAGCAAGCAGTTTCAGGTGATACTGTACTCTGCTCCAGTACACCAAATCACGATCGACACCGGGGAGTTGATCACGCTACAGGATACGGAGATTGCGATTACGATCGATGCTATGTACAGTTTCGGAAAACCAATTCACGGTACGTTACAGATTAAGGTTTATAGTGATGAGGATCATGTTGTGGAACGCACGGTTTCTATTGCTGGCCGTAAGATGGTACAAATTCCCATGCAAGAAGTAGTGCCTAAAGGGAGCCCTTCattggaaacaaaaacattgcacATCAATGCAACAGTAACCACAACCAATGGATTAACACAGCGAACGTATAATCAAGCTCGATCCATTCCCATGTACGCATCGCCGTACAAGCTGCAGGTGGAAAGAACGGTTGGTTTTACCCCAGGCCAGAACGCGACTGTGTTTCTAAAGATTCTGCGAGCAAACGGAGCACCATTGAATGGGCTTGAAGATGACACGGAAATGGTGTCCTTTACCACGGATGATTCCGGTGAAGTTTTCACAGCTAATCTAGAGTACCGAAACATGTCCGCCTCCATCACCCTGGAACCAGCGTACAGTCCACAGCTGTACGTGCGTATTCTACAACCTAAACAGTACCGCAAACGAGATGCTTTTAAGCTAGCGATCGTTGCGTCATATGCGATGGACGGTGTACTGACGATCATCCGGAAGCATAATGGTGAAAACGTTCCCCACTACATTGAGTGTAACATGCAGAATTATCAAGAACTTTTCGTCCCAACCGTTCGACTTCAGGATGTgaagcgtgtgtatgtgtttgcacGGTTTGAGGGAACGTTAATGCAAGCTTCAGCCTCCTACAAGGAACCAGCACTATCGGAGAAG GTACATCTATCAGTGGATGAGGGAAGCATTAAAGTGTTCTCCAATGAGGACGCATCCCGCGTCGGTATAGCGGTTTATGAAGGATCGCTTGATGCAGCTCAGCTGAAGAACATCTACACTCGGGCTATGTTCAATGGAACGACCTATCCCAAG ATCGAAGAAATCTTTCCGCTTTCCATCAATGATTTGATAGTTTCTCCTTTACCGGAGCAAGGAGAAGTTGATAAGCAACAAAATCCAAAGTCCATTAATCGTTTACTTCTGTGGGAGGAAGGCACTATAAG CAATCGTCAGGCAGTTTTTCAGTTTGTTCCTCCCCCTCATATAAATCAGATGATCGTAACTGCGTTTGTATTTAGTCCCACCGGAGGACTCGGTGTTGCGGAACCGATCCAATGGCAACGCCAGCAAAACATTGAGATCTACCTTCATATTCCGTACTCGGCAAAGAAGCTGGAACCAGTAACGGTGGATGTCTACATCGTTAATAATCGCAACGAAAAGGTGGACTTTGTGCTGGTGGAGTTGTTGAACCACGCCAACGAGTTCCATTTCCTCAACAACTCGGGTCGCATAGATG CTACCAAGAAAACCGTGTACGGGCGCCTTCGGCCAAACGAAGTTCAGCGCACCGAGTTCCTTATACGGCCCAAAAAGCTAGGCTCTATCACACTGAAAGCGAACGCCTATACTGAAAGCAATTTGTTCGCTCGGGCCGAAACCATACTCCGCACCATTCCCGAGAGTGTACGGCGGACGGATAGTATCGTGCGGCTGTTCAATGTGGACAATTCCAGCCAACAGCTGGACGACATCAAGCTACCGATTCCACGCACAGTCGACCCGGGGACGGAGAAGATAACCTTCACACTGGATCGTCAACAGACGGAAATGGCTTCCCTGACGGCAAGCATGCTGCTGGACAAGCTGATTCAAACGGATCCGCTTACGATGGCGATGAGGGCAGCACTAACGCTGGAGGTACTCGCATTGGGTGGATTGCAGTGGAACGAACGCAAAGCGCTGGCAGAGAGGCAGATGAACGAATCGATCACCAAGATCATAGCCTACAAGAATGTCGATGGATCGTTCACGATACCTGATCATCATACGCCTTCGTCGGCTTGCTGGGACACGGTTATAGCTGTACAAGCTCTAACCTTCGCCAATGATCGTCTCACCAGTGCATCTCTTGCAGAAACCATTTTAAAAACGCTCCAGTGGATCAAGAGCAAACAAGCACCTGATGGACATTTTTGCACGGATGATGGTGAACAGAGCGAGCTGGAACGAGTAGAAAAAACGGCACACGTGCTGTTATTGCTCTTGCACATGAAAAATTACATAATGCGCCACGTGTCAGCAATTGACAGTGCAAGAAATTATCTGCTCTCAAGCACCTCCACGCTACAAAGCTCGTACCATCTTGCGCTAGTGGGACACGTGCTTCAACTTTCCTTCGAACGTTCCACGGGAACAGAAGATCGCACCATGATCAACCGGCAAGCGTCTCACATTTTGATCGGAATTTTGCAAGCAAGGCAACAAAGTGCTTCCGGTTCGAAGATGTGGTTTAACAAGTCCAGTTCTACGCCGGACCTAGAAGCGACGGCATACGCTCTGATGCTAATGACTTCCAAAAAGTTCCTATATGATGCCGGCCCGATAGTGAACTGGATGAAGGAGCAACCGTACCGACGGGTGGTGAATGCTTCCATTACACCCAATTCGCACATCGCTCTGCGGGCACTGATCGATTATGCCAAACGTACAACCTTTCTCGAAAAGCGTTACATTGCGAAGGTGACGGCAAAGGACAGGACCGGTGTGATAGCACGGCACGAACTGACACACCGTGATAGTGGAAGTCAGGTTTGGATTCTACCTTCAAGCACACGCACGGTAAGCTTCACTATTGAAGGGACGATTTCGGGAGCGTTACGCATACACTACAGCTACATGGAGAGTGTTACGCTGCAAGGGAAAAAGTTTAACATTGACGTGCTGCGATATGGCACCTCAAACGAGGACTATACCGATTGGCGCGTGTGTCTTCGCTTCCTGCCGAAAGGGTTCTATGAGAAGACGCGTATGGTAACGTGCGAGATCGCATTCCCGACCGGGTACATTGCGCTGGACGACAGTGTGGATGAGCTGAATCAGCTCGATGGTGTGGTT GCCACCGTTTTAAGAAATGACGAAACGCAactctcgataacctttgaaGAGATTGGCGTGCAACAGAAATGTTTCAACGTGAGCGGTTTCAGACAGAATATCGAAACTCGGCAACTGCCCGGCACGATCAAGGTGTTTGATGTAACCGATGAGT CGAACGTTGCCTTCAAGCAATTGGACACAAAGACCTGA